In a genomic window of Bemisia tabaci chromosome 1, PGI_BMITA_v3:
- the LOC109041129 gene encoding uncharacterized protein, with protein MEESSDYDSDKLRKASICSDQIEDSGYGSNLSELSESFPHQTPVNCTPQFHPSSASFVSFSDVKDRQEFLHPSNSCRSDFLTPFQNGPCSSISFANLGKRVNISDEFQTFPSSAKRIRSDSEGEANSTSKASFKDTTGLAEPKFHVSTPYCEFIDKLRYSPSPSSNHSLFGVSHVDFLYFLGVKNIHNPVLQRIYSYLSDHDLYNVARVSKTWHTLVKSNNSTRERIENFLRKPLKENIVPGASLAKVCDDDELPASLIGRVKLMEIQNRTANHQNVQNQGKTASTDKSPPVSPSKVRFHLFQKEAQKLDPGEQLVQCPGVLYRHGKIKPKI; from the exons ATGGAAGAGTCCAGTGATTACGACAGCGATAAGCTCAGGAAGGCCTCTATTTGTAGTGATCAAATAGAGGATAGTGGTTACGGATCTAACTTATCAGAGCTAAGCGAGTCATTTCCTCACCAAACTCCTGTCAATTGTACACCTCAGTTTCATCCCAGCAGTGCCAGCTTTGTGAGCTTTAGTGATGTGAAAGATCGTCAAGAATTCTTACATCCATCCAACAGTTGTAGATCTGACTTTCTAACACCCTTTCAGAATGGTCCATGTTCTAGTATTTCCTTTGCAAACTTAGGAAAACGTGTAAATATCAGTgatgaatttcaaacttttccttCCTCAGCCAAGAGGATTCGAAGCGATTCTGAAGGGGAGGCAAACTCTACCTCAAAAGCAAGTTTTAAAGATACCACTGGATTAGCCGAACCAAAGTTTCATGTCTCAACACCTTATTGTGAATTCATAGACAAACTCAGATATAGTCCAAGTCCTAGTTCCAATCATAGCTTATTTGGAGTATCCCATGTAGACttcttgtattttttaggagttaaaaatattcataatccaGTCTTGCAACGAATATATTCTTACCTTTCTGATCATGATCTCTACAATGTTGCACGAGTCTCAAAAACATGGCATACTTTGGTCAAGAGCAACAACTCAACAAGGGAAAGAATCGAAAATTTTCTAAGGAAaccattgaaagaaaatatcgTTCCTGGAGCTTCGCTTGCA AAAGTATGTGATGATGATGAGCTACCCGCATCTCTCATAGGACGTGTAAAGCTGATGGAAATTCAGAATAGGACTGCTAATCATCAAAACGTTCAGAACCAAGGCAAAACTGCATCGACTGATAAAAGTCCTCCAGTGAGCCCCTCTAAAGTCCGTTTTCACCTATTTCAGAAA GAAGCTCAGAAGTTGGATCCTGGTGAGCAATTAGTGCAATGTCCCGGTGTTCTTTACCGTCACGGCAagataaaaccaaaaatttag